From the genome of Triticum aestivum cultivar Chinese Spring chromosome 3B, IWGSC CS RefSeq v2.1, whole genome shotgun sequence, one region includes:
- the LOC123068011 gene encoding abrin-b, which translates to MKRGNSNTVKLLSSILVLVVLVLLTGSVRSDTCLNTVKEDSKLGAPNYSGVIYTVDTTSPDAYRKMIARLRELLTRRGEYRQGVPILPEQTSVPDSQRYILLEIIVAGTPRGVTFAIDVTNVYIVGYLVGSTRYFFMEAPARAEELLFTVAATQTSPTRRSSNYAKLEQNAGAPRRAIPLGLPSLADAIRTLVTTRPEDARSHLVVIQMVSEAVRYWEIELNVLQAANNANPSFLPDTRMIDLENNWSALSLQIQTSDAFAFQRPITIGDEVADNVQSAVIRGMFLMLFRCARPRRDLQMPMEEVRRKRLIGPGTEILRRDLGLSIDPPPVQKDDDTCKHLADSRSRIMGRDGLCVEVQGFNYSDRNPVILFACRSGDFAKQLWNFRTDGRIVSFGKCLAASGVTPRSTVVIHECETIHESAVRWEMSNSGTLSNRASGLALHAASGSGRPLTLQRDISSSFQAWQSTNIITPVDVYIQGENNRCIYYNGGTNTYVEGCRNDYSRQKWRLYPDSTIRPIEWLNGCLELSTFVEHPRYNFIQLGHCNNHPEYHRWIFTQGCIMNLYSSLVVDEDRDYPAEGWLKAAPFQGGLNQIWKLVFVS; encoded by the coding sequence ATGAAGCGGGGTAATAGTAATACAGTTAAATTATTGAGTAGTATACTGGTGCTGGTCGTCTTGGTTTTGTTGACTGGTAGTGTTCGATCTGATACATGCTTGAATACTGTTAAAGAAGACTCCAAATTAGGGGCACCCAATTACTCCGGTGTAATATATACAGTCGACACTACTAGTCCTGATGCCTATAGGAAGATGATTGCTCGCCTGCGAGAGCTGCTGACAAGGCGCGGGGAATACCGGCAAGGAGTGCCGATACTTCCTGAGCAAACAAGCGTGCCTGATTCTCAGCGGTACATCTTGCTTGAAATCATTGTCGCGGGCACACCAAGAGGTGTAACATTTGCTATCGATGTTACCAACGTTTACATCGTCGGTTATCTTGTTGGTAGCACTAGATACTTCTTTATGGAAGCTCCAGCCAGGGCAGAGGAGCTGCTCTTCACAGTTGCGGCAACTCAAACTTCACCAACAAGGAGGTCATCCAACTATGCCAAGCTGGAACAAAATGCAGGTGCACCGAGGAGGGCCATCCCGCTGGGGCTGCCTAGTCTGGCTGACGCCATAAGAACACTTGTAACCACAAGACCAGAAGATGCAAGGTCCCACCTAGTAGTTATCCAGATGGTTTCAGAGGCCGTGAGATATTGGGAAATAGAGTTGAATGTTCTCCAAGCTGCAAACAATGCAAATCCTTCGTTTCTACCAGACACCCGTATGATTGATCTTGAGAACAACTGGTCAGCCCTCTCTTTGCAGATCCAGACTAGTGATGCATTCGCATTTCAAAGGCCTATTACCATCGGCGATGAAGTCGCTGACAATGTTCAGTCAGCAGTCATAAGAGGCATGTTTCTGATGTTGTTCAGATGCGCTAGGCCGCGTCGAGATCTGCAGATGCCGATGGAGGAAGTTAGACGAAAGCGGTTGATCGGCCCAGGTACTGAAATATTGCGAAGAGATCTTGGCCTATCCATTGATCCTCCTCCTGTGCAGAAGGATGATGACACATGCAAGCATTTGGCCGACTCAAGGAGTCGAATAATGGGCCGAGATGGGCTTTGTGTTGAGGTGCAAGGGTTTAACTATAGTGATAGAAATCCAGTTATTCTCTTCGCATGCAGGAGCGGTGACTTCGCGAAGCAACTTTGGAACTTCAGAACAGATGGCCGGATCGTATCATTTGGGAAGTGCTTGGCAGCATCCGGAGTTACTCCTCGAAGCACCGTGGTGATACATGAATGTGAGACCATCCATGAGTCCGCGGTTCGGTGGGAGATGAGCAACTCCGGGACTCTGTCCAACAGGGCCAGCGGATTGGCCTTGCATGCTGCTTCTGGTTCTGGAAGGCCGCTGACGCTGCAGCGTGACATTAGTTCCAGCTTCCAAGCCTGGCAAAGCACTAATATTATTACCCCAGTTGACGTCTATATCCAGGGTGAAAATAATCGGTGCATCTACTACAATGGTGGAACAAACACTTATGTAGAGGGATGTCGCAATGACTACTCCAGGCAAAAGTGGAGACTCTACCCAGATAGTACCATCCGACCTATAGAGTGGCTGAATGGATGCCTCGAGCTTAGTACTTTCGTCGAGCACCCGAGGTATAATTTTATCCAACTTGGGCATTGCAATAACCATCCTGAGTACCATCGCTGGATCTTTACTCAGGGATGCATCATGAATTTATATAGCTCGTTGGTGGTTGACGAGGACAGGGACTATCCAGCAGAAGGGTGGCTCAAGGCAGCGCCCTTCCAAGGTGGCCTCAATCAAATCTGGAAGCTTGTATTTGTATCATAA